TTTCATCCCCCGCCTGGAAAAATGGATGTCGCTATGGGAGGAAACCGGACGGCGGCACGGCCTGACGGCCGAATCCGGCTTCCTGCTGGGCGGTGACGTGCCGGGCATCGCCGATGTCGTGACGGCCACCCTGTGGGCCACCATGGCGGACCGCTTCCCCCCGATCGGCGCGATCCTCGACGCATCCGCGCCCATGACGGCCGCGCTGGCGCGACGGGTCGCGGACCTGCCGCCGCTGGCCCGGCTGGCCGCCCGGGCGCGGCAGGATTACGGCGATGCCTATTGCGGGGGACAGATCGAGGCATCGTTGCGCAAGGTCCTGTCCTGAAAAGGACGAAACAGGAAAATCCCCGATCCGTTATGCCAACCCGGCGCCCTGGGTTTCAAGCCGCAGCCGGAAAAGCTGCGGCCCGCAGCACATGTACAGCTCGTTGCGCTTGGGGCCGCCGAAGGTCACGTTCGAACAGCGATCGGGCAGGCGGATACGCCCGATCAGCCTGCCCGCCGGATTGTGGCAGAACACTCTCGCGAACCCGAGCGGCGCCGTCTGCCCGGGGTCGGGCAAGCTGGATACGACGTACAGCGTCCGCAGGTCCGGCGAAAAGCACAGGCCGTTGGGGCTGGGCACGTCGGTCTGTGACAGGACGGCCTCGACCGCGCCGGTCTTCGCATCGACGCGGAACGTATGGTCCGGCTGGCGCGCATGGGCGGCGAACTGGGTGACGATTTCCGATCCCAGGGTCCAGCGGATCTTTCCGCCCGACCGCGACCCTTCCCCGTCGGTCCCGCCTCGCGCTCCACCAGGGGGGATAACCTGCGTGGCCTTGCGCCCGGCCGAAGCGGCCCCTGTTGCCCGACGTTATGCCCATCGGCATAATCTCCATCAGGATTCTCCTTATGGCTGAATGAAAATTCCGGGACAGGTCACTTCATGCATCACCCATCGACATCCCAATCCGAGAGCTCCGCACTCGCCTATATGCGGGCCAGGATGGCTGAAGCAGACAGCATGTTCAGGAATGGTCTCGCCGCTGCCGCGCAGCCTTCGGATATCCTGAAACTTTCCAGGACTCTTCTAGATATTTGCACCGAAGTTTCCGACGGTCTCAACAGTATATGCAAGGTCAGCCCCGTGGCGTGCCGCAGTGGCTGCGACACCTGCTGCAGAAGCCTCATTCAGGTCAACCCGATTTTCGCGAGACTCGCACTGGATTACGCACGACGCACCTTCACCCCGGAACGTCTGGAGATGCTGCATCAGAGACTTCTGACAGACGTGACGTTCTGTCCTTTTCTGTTTGATGGTGCATGCTCGATATACGATCAACGCCCGATGGTCTGCCGCGGCTAATACAGTTTCGACGTCGCACTGTGCCAGTCAGGAACGTTCTGCGAAAACGACCTGGGATACCAGGGAGATGAAGGGCATGCGGCGCATCAGTACAGGATTTTTCTTTTTGTTCTTGAAAAGCGCATCGAGGATATAGAAAGGGAATTCGGTATCGATCCGGGGCCGGTTTTTTTGCATGAAGCAGTACGCGCCCTGTGGGACGATCCGCAAGAAGGGTGAACGCTGGCCCGGCGGCCGAATATATCACTATGAAAAATGTATAAATATGATTTTTATGCATTTACTGGCGTTAAAATCCTGGCCATCATGTTTTTTGTGTGAAATATGAAATGTGCGGTCGCGCCGACCGCCGGACGCCCGTTCCTGCCCCGTTCCCGCCCAGGAGGCCGACGCTGAGACCCGATTGCTTTCCGGTGCTTTTCGCTGTTGCGGCCGTCGCGGCGGCAGGCCTGCCGTCCGCGCACGCGCAGGGCCCGCTTCGGGGCGGGGAACTGATCTATCTGGACCCCCAGGCGCATACCAACCTGTATCCCCCGGCGGCCGGCTTCTATCCCAACGGCGGAATCCTGGACCAGGTCACCGACCGGCTGACCTGGCAGAACCCGCAGACGCTGGAAATCGAGCCCTGGCTGGCGCAATCCTGGTCCAGCAACGCCGACGATACCGAATACACCTTCCACCTGCGCCCGGGGGTGACGTTCTCGGACGGCACTCCGCTCGACGCGCGGGCCGTCGCCCTGAATTACGAAACCTACGGCAAGGGAAACCCGGCGCTTCATTTCCCGGTTTCCGAGGTCATTAACAATTTCGACCATGCCGAAATCCTCGACCCGCTGACCGTCCGGTTTCATTTCACCCGTCCGTCGCCGGGCTTTCTCCAAGGCACGTCTGTCATCGGCTCGGGGATCGTCTCGCCCGCCACCCTGGCGCATCCGTTCGACCAACTGGGCGTCGGCACGCAGGTCGTCGGCTCGGGCCCGTTCGTGATCGTCCGCGACGTTCCGGGCAAGGAGGTCGATCTGGTGGCGCGGCGCGACTATGCCTGGCCCCCGGCCTCGCGCGCGGGGCAGACGCGCGCGTGGCTGGACGGCGTGAAGATCCTGGTAACGCCCGAGGACAGTATCCGCGTCGGCGCGCTGCTGGCGGGCCAGGCCGACCTGATCCGCCAGGTCGAGGCCTATGACGAGGAACAGGTCACCCTGGCCGGCTATCGCCTCTATGCCCCCTCGACGCGCGGGGTGAACACGGGGATCGCCTTCCGGCCGGACAATCCCCTGGTGGCGGATATCCGGGTGCGCGAGGCCCTGCTCCACGCCACCGACCGGCAGGAAATCGTCACCACGCTCTATTCCGCCAACTACCCCCTCGCGCGGTCGGTGCTGTCGGCCCGGGCCGCCGGCTTCCGCGACCTGTCCGACCGGCTGGGCTTCGATCCGCGGCGCGCCGCCCAATTGCTGGACGAAGCGGGCTGGCGCCTGGGGCCGGACGGGCTGCGCCATCGGGACGGGCAGACGCTCGCGCTGGGCATCCACATCTCGCAGCCGCATCCCCAGAACAGGACGATGCTGGAACTGCTGGCCCAGCAATGGCGCAGGGTCGGCGTCCAGCTGACCGTCATGTCCGGTTCGGCGGCGGGCGTCATCCTCGACAATCTGGACCCGACGCGCACCCCCGTCACGGTGTCCGAGGTCGGGCGCGCGGACCCGGACGTGATGAAGAGCGAATTCTTCCCGTCCAACCGGGACACGCTTCTGCAAAAGGGCGGCCAGAGCGCCAAGGTGCGCGCATTCCGTGACGACCGGCTGGACGCGATGCTGCTGCAGGTCGCCTCGGACACCGACCGGCAGGACCGGCTGCGGCACCTGGGCGACGTTCAGGAGTATATCGTGCAAAACGCCTATACGATCCCGATCTTCGAGGAACCCCAGGTCTATGCCGGGGCGCCCGGCGTCCACGGCGTCGGCTTCGAGGCCGTGGGCCGCCCCAGCTTCTACGGCATATGGCTGGACCGGCGATGACGCGCGTCCTGCCGATGGCGTGGTCCGGCCTGGTGGGCGGGGGCATGGCGGCGCGCCTGGCCGGCCGCGTCGGCCACGCGCTGCTGGTGCTGTGGGGCGCGTTCACGCTCACCTTCATCCTGCTGCAGGTGCTGCCGGGCGATGCCGTCATGATCCGCTTCATGGACCCCGAACTCGGCCTGTCGCCCGCGCAGATCGACGCGATCCGCCTATCCTACGGCGTCGGAACGTCGCCGCTGGCGCAATATGTCCACACGCTGGGGCAGATGCTGCGCGGAAATTTCGGCTATTCGGTGCAGCTTGGCGTGCCGGTCGCGTCCCTGCTGGAAAACGCGCTGCCGGTCACGCTCCGCCTGGCCGTCTGCGGCTTCGTCGCGGCGGTGCTGTGGACCTTCGCCGTCGCCGTGGCCGCCAACCTGCTGCCCTGGGCGTGGATGCGCCGGCTGGCCCGGGCCGTGCCCGGCCTGTGGGGCGCGATGCCGCTGTACTGGTCGGGTATCTTGGTCATCCAGGTCGTGTCGTTCCGCCTGCACCTGATCCCGGTGATCGGCGTGGGACCGTGGAAGGGGATGATCCTGCCCGCCCTGGCCGTCAGCCTGCCGATCGCGGCGCCGCTGGCGCAGATCCTGCTGCGGCACATCGACGAGGCCGGGGCGCTGCCGTTCGCCACCGTCGCCCGCGCCAAGGGGGCCAGCCTGGCCTGGGTGTTCTGGCGGCACATCGTTCCCAACGCGATCCTGCCCTTCCTGACGATGGGCGGCCTCGTCTTCGGCGAACTGCTGGCCGGCGCGGTGGTGACCGAGACGATCTTCGGGCTGGACGGCATCGGCCAGCTGACCCGCCAGGCCGTCGCCGGGCAGGATCTCGCGGTCCTGCAGGCGGTGGTCATGATCTCGGCGGCGGCCTATGTCAGCATCAACCTGGTCGTGGACCTGCTGTATCCGGTGTTGAACCCGACCCTGCGCCATCGGACCCGCGCGCCATGAGGGTGCCCGCGCGACCCGGGGCCGCGCTGGCGGCGTCCTGGCTGCTGCTGGGCCTGCTGCTGGCCATGGTGGCCGACCCGGCCCTGTTCACCCGCTACAGCGCCACGGCGGGGGCCGCGGTCGAACATCTGCGCGCGCCCGGCGGGGCGCACTGGTTCGGCA
This genomic stretch from Gluconacetobacter diazotrophicus PA1 5 harbors:
- a CDS encoding SMP-30/gluconolactonase/LRE family protein, giving the protein MPSPNGLCFSPDLRTLYVVSSLPDPGQTAPLGFARVFCHNPAGRLIGRIRLPDRCSNVTFGGPKRNELYMCCGPQLFRLRLETQGAGLA
- a CDS encoding YkgJ family cysteine cluster protein, with the protein product MFRNGLAAAAQPSDILKLSRTLLDICTEVSDGLNSICKVSPVACRSGCDTCCRSLIQVNPIFARLALDYARRTFTPERLEMLHQRLLTDVTFCPFLFDGACSIYDQRPMVCRG
- a CDS encoding TIGR04028 family ABC transporter substrate-binding protein; amino-acid sequence: MLFAVAAVAAAGLPSAHAQGPLRGGELIYLDPQAHTNLYPPAAGFYPNGGILDQVTDRLTWQNPQTLEIEPWLAQSWSSNADDTEYTFHLRPGVTFSDGTPLDARAVALNYETYGKGNPALHFPVSEVINNFDHAEILDPLTVRFHFTRPSPGFLQGTSVIGSGIVSPATLAHPFDQLGVGTQVVGSGPFVIVRDVPGKEVDLVARRDYAWPPASRAGQTRAWLDGVKILVTPEDSIRVGALLAGQADLIRQVEAYDEEQVTLAGYRLYAPSTRGVNTGIAFRPDNPLVADIRVREALLHATDRQEIVTTLYSANYPLARSVLSARAAGFRDLSDRLGFDPRRAAQLLDEAGWRLGPDGLRHRDGQTLALGIHISQPHPQNRTMLELLAQQWRRVGVQLTVMSGSAAGVILDNLDPTRTPVTVSEVGRADPDVMKSEFFPSNRDTLLQKGGQSAKVRAFRDDRLDAMLLQVASDTDRQDRLRHLGDVQEYIVQNAYTIPIFEEPQVYAGAPGVHGVGFEAVGRPSFYGIWLDRR
- a CDS encoding ABC transporter permease, translating into MTRVLPMAWSGLVGGGMAARLAGRVGHALLVLWGAFTLTFILLQVLPGDAVMIRFMDPELGLSPAQIDAIRLSYGVGTSPLAQYVHTLGQMLRGNFGYSVQLGVPVASLLENALPVTLRLAVCGFVAAVLWTFAVAVAANLLPWAWMRRLARAVPGLWGAMPLYWSGILVIQVVSFRLHLIPVIGVGPWKGMILPALAVSLPIAAPLAQILLRHIDEAGALPFATVARAKGASLAWVFWRHIVPNAILPFLTMGGLVFGELLAGAVVTETIFGLDGIGQLTRQAVAGQDLAVLQAVVMISAAAYVSINLVVDLLYPVLNPTLRHRTRAP